In a genomic window of Rubrobacter calidifluminis:
- a CDS encoding phosphotriesterase family protein, with translation MAATVNTVTGPVSSDDLGRTLVHEHFVFGYPGYQGDVTFGPYDREEALRVGLEVAERVKSHGVSTVIDATPNDCGRDPELLREISERSGINIVCSTGYYYEGEGAPAYFKFRQSFGVAEGEIYEMMLREVTGGIADTGIKAGVIKLASSKDRITDYEAMFFRAGARVQRETGVPIITHTQEGTAAPDQAELLVSEGADPRRIQIGHMDGNTDISYHLATLEHGVNIAFDRFGLQGLVGMPPDEMRLACVVGLLGLGHTDSILLSHDTVNHWLGRPLSFPEEVQELVANWHITHLFENIVPRMKKAGITDEQIKTIFEENPRRLFDPE, from the coding sequence TTGGCAGCGACCGTCAACACCGTCACCGGCCCCGTCTCGTCCGACGACCTCGGGAGGACGCTCGTGCACGAGCATTTCGTCTTCGGCTACCCGGGTTACCAGGGGGACGTCACCTTCGGCCCCTACGACCGGGAGGAGGCGCTCAGGGTCGGTCTCGAGGTCGCTGAGAGGGTCAAATCCCACGGCGTCTCCACCGTGATAGACGCCACCCCCAACGACTGCGGGCGGGACCCGGAGCTCCTGCGCGAGATCTCGGAGAGGAGCGGCATCAACATCGTCTGCTCCACCGGCTACTACTACGAGGGCGAGGGAGCCCCGGCGTACTTCAAGTTCCGCCAGTCGTTCGGCGTGGCCGAGGGCGAGATCTACGAGATGATGCTGCGCGAGGTCACCGGGGGCATCGCAGACACCGGGATAAAGGCCGGGGTCATCAAGCTCGCCTCGAGCAAAGACCGCATCACCGACTACGAGGCTATGTTCTTCCGCGCCGGGGCCCGGGTGCAGCGGGAGACGGGGGTGCCGATCATAACCCACACCCAGGAGGGGACCGCCGCCCCGGATCAGGCAGAGTTGCTCGTCTCCGAAGGGGCGGACCCCCGGCGCATCCAGATCGGACACATGGACGGCAACACCGACATCTCCTACCACCTCGCCACCCTCGAACACGGGGTCAACATCGCCTTCGACCGCTTCGGGCTGCAGGGGCTCGTAGGGATGCCGCCGGACGAGATGCGCCTGGCGTGCGTCGTGGGGCTTTTGGGCCTCGGCCACACCGACAGCATCCTCCTCTCCCACGACACCGTCAACCACTGGCTCGGACGCCCCCTGAGCTTCCCCGAGGAGGTGCAGGAGCTCGTCGCGAACTGGCACATCACCCACCTCTTCGAGAACATCGTCCCCCGCATGAAGAAGGCCGGCATAACCGACGAACAGATAAAGACCATCTTCGAGGAGAACCCGAGGCGGCTCTTCGATCCCGAGTAA
- a CDS encoding long-chain fatty acid--CoA ligase, which produces MIERHYEFWPRRLPRSLSLPETGVFHNLAVSAARYPEKPAIVYYGTEIPYRRLLAEAEGVASFLQREAGVARGDRVMLYLQNSPQFFAAFYGALRAGAAVVPVNPMLTTGELEHYVADSGAKVAFCGQELYGRLAPLLGRENLEHAVVAAYSDYLQEETDLPLPPEVEAGCEVPEGAVPWGEVLAAGGSPGPLETGPEDMALLPYTSGTTGAPKGCIHTNRTLQATLVGAAVWNTVTQEAVALCTLPLFHVTGMQHSMNAPVYAGGTVVLMTRWDREVAAGLIERHRVTHWTNISTMVVDFLASPRIAERDLSSLVLVGGGGAALPEAVGERLYELTGLRYAEGYGLSETISQTHINPPDRPKLQCLGIPSFDVDARVVDPETLEELGPGKEGEIVVCGPQVFRGYWRRPEEDEKVFFWREGKRFFRTGDLGYYDEEGYFFMVDRIKRMINAGGYKVWPAEVESVLYRHPAVQEVCVIRSPDPRRGETVKAVVVPKEEARAGITAEEIIEWAKERMAAYKYPRLVEFADELPKSGSGKILWRVLQEREEKAAGGR; this is translated from the coding sequence ATGATCGAGAGGCACTACGAGTTCTGGCCGAGGCGGCTGCCGCGCTCGCTCTCGCTGCCCGAGACGGGCGTCTTCCACAACCTCGCGGTCTCCGCCGCCCGCTACCCGGAGAAGCCGGCGATCGTCTACTACGGCACGGAGATCCCCTACCGGCGCCTGCTCGCCGAGGCGGAGGGGGTGGCCTCGTTCCTGCAGCGCGAGGCGGGGGTGGCCAGGGGCGATCGGGTGATGCTCTACCTGCAGAACAGCCCGCAGTTCTTCGCGGCTTTCTACGGGGCTCTGCGCGCCGGGGCCGCGGTCGTGCCGGTAAACCCGATGCTCACGACCGGCGAGCTCGAGCACTACGTCGCCGACAGCGGGGCGAAGGTCGCCTTCTGCGGGCAGGAGCTCTACGGGCGGCTCGCCCCACTCCTCGGGCGGGAGAACCTCGAACACGCCGTCGTCGCGGCCTACTCGGACTACCTGCAGGAGGAGACGGACCTGCCGCTCCCGCCGGAGGTCGAGGCGGGGTGTGAGGTGCCGGAGGGGGCCGTGCCATGGGGCGAGGTTCTCGCCGCGGGTGGATCTCCCGGGCCGCTCGAGACCGGGCCGGAGGACATGGCGCTCCTGCCGTACACCTCCGGGACGACGGGCGCGCCGAAGGGGTGTATCCACACCAACCGCACGCTGCAGGCGACGCTCGTGGGGGCGGCGGTATGGAACACCGTGACGCAGGAGGCGGTCGCGCTGTGCACGCTGCCGCTCTTCCACGTCACCGGGATGCAGCACAGCATGAACGCCCCGGTCTACGCCGGGGGTACGGTCGTGCTCATGACCCGGTGGGACAGGGAGGTCGCCGCCGGGCTCATCGAGCGCCACCGGGTGACCCACTGGACGAACATCTCGACGATGGTCGTGGACTTCCTGGCGAGCCCCCGCATCGCCGAACGCGACCTCTCCTCGCTCGTGTTGGTCGGGGGCGGAGGGGCGGCGCTCCCGGAGGCGGTGGGGGAGAGGCTCTACGAGCTCACCGGGCTGCGCTACGCCGAGGGCTACGGGCTCTCCGAGACCATCTCCCAGACCCACATAAACCCGCCGGACAGGCCCAAGCTGCAGTGCCTCGGCATCCCGTCCTTCGACGTGGACGCCCGGGTGGTCGACCCGGAGACCCTGGAGGAGCTCGGGCCCGGGAAGGAGGGCGAGATCGTGGTCTGTGGTCCGCAGGTCTTCCGGGGTTACTGGAGGAGGCCCGAGGAGGACGAGAAGGTCTTCTTCTGGCGGGAGGGCAAGCGCTTCTTCCGCACCGGCGACCTCGGATACTACGACGAAGAGGGCTACTTCTTCATGGTCGACCGGATCAAGCGCATGATCAACGCCGGCGGCTACAAGGTGTGGCCCGCCGAGGTGGAGTCGGTCCTCTACCGGCATCCCGCGGTGCAGGAAGTCTGCGTCATCCGCTCTCCCGACCCCCGGCGCGGCGAGACGGTCAAGGCCGTCGTCGTGCCGAAGGAGGAGGCGCGCGCCGGCATCACCGCCGAAGAGATAATAGAGTGGGCGAAGGAGAGGATGGCCGCCTACAAATACCCGCGGCTGGTCGAGTTCGCCGACGAGCTGCCCAAGAGCGGCTCCGGCAAGATCCTCTGGCGCGTCTTGCAGGAGCGGGAGGAGAAGGCGGCCGGAGGCCGGTAG
- a CDS encoding zinc-dependent alcohol dehydrogenase produces the protein MDLPSTMKAARFYEVGRPLEVEEVPVPEIREDEVLVRVRAAGICGSDVHIVFEGITPTAFTPITLGHEPAGVVAAVGSRVEGWEPGERVSVTPFYFCGACPNCLAGHAEVCRERKVVGIHADGALAEYMAVPARNLIPLPDGVPFEVGAIVTDAVATPFHALADRAALSPGETVAIFGAGGLGLHAVQLARLCGARKIFVVDVREEQLERARRAGADVTVNPGETSPVEEILDETGGVGVDVAAEFIGLGETIAQAVECVVSGGRVVVCGLGAEPIKILPPTVFVRKQISFLGSYGFTKRNIGRLLELVSAGRLDLERSITHTFPLEEVNTALRYLHEKIEDPIRIAVTLP, from the coding sequence ATGGATCTTCCGTCCACGATGAAGGCGGCGCGCTTCTACGAAGTCGGGAGGCCGCTCGAGGTCGAGGAGGTTCCGGTGCCAGAGATCCGGGAGGACGAGGTGCTGGTGCGGGTGCGGGCCGCCGGGATCTGCGGCTCGGACGTGCACATCGTCTTCGAGGGCATCACGCCGACCGCCTTCACCCCGATAACCCTGGGGCACGAGCCCGCCGGGGTCGTCGCCGCGGTGGGCTCGCGGGTCGAAGGCTGGGAGCCGGGGGAGAGGGTCTCGGTCACGCCGTTCTATTTCTGCGGCGCCTGTCCCAACTGTCTCGCCGGGCACGCCGAGGTCTGCAGGGAGAGGAAGGTCGTCGGGATACACGCCGACGGGGCCCTGGCCGAGTACATGGCCGTCCCGGCGCGCAACCTGATCCCGCTGCCCGACGGCGTCCCGTTCGAGGTCGGGGCGATCGTCACCGACGCGGTCGCGACCCCCTTCCACGCGCTCGCCGACCGGGCCGCGCTCTCACCCGGCGAGACCGTCGCGATCTTCGGAGCCGGAGGGCTCGGGCTGCACGCCGTACAGCTCGCCAGGCTCTGCGGGGCGCGGAAGATCTTCGTCGTCGACGTGCGCGAGGAGCAGCTCGAGCGCGCCCGCCGGGCCGGGGCGGACGTGACCGTGAACCCCGGCGAGACCTCCCCCGTCGAGGAGATCCTGGATGAGACCGGAGGTGTCGGGGTCGACGTCGCGGCCGAGTTCATCGGGCTCGGGGAGACGATCGCGCAGGCCGTAGAGTGCGTCGTCTCCGGGGGGAGGGTCGTGGTCTGCGGGCTCGGGGCCGAGCCCATCAAGATCCTCCCCCCGACGGTCTTCGTGCGGAAGCAGATCTCCTTCCTCGGCTCCTACGGGTTCACCAAGCGCAACATCGGGCGGCTGCTCGAGCTCGTCTCGGCCGGGAGGCTCGACCTGGAGCGCTCCATCACCCACACCTTCCCGCTCGAGGAGGTGAACACCGCGCTCAGGTACCTGCACGAGAAGATAGAGGATCCGATCCGGATAGCCGTAACCCTACCCTGA
- a CDS encoding APC family permease — protein MAQTTGGSAPSGGTRLQRRSLGVGHLVFMIVAASAPLTAVAGGQATTYLVTGNKAVPFMFIPLGIVLGIFSIGYAAMSRHVANAGAFYSYVSRGLGKVGGVGAAFVALIAYNAMQIGIYGLFGVAFGAFMSGRLGINEPWWVWVLVGWAVIAVLGVLQIDLNARVLAVLLTLEVLAVALFDLAVLAKPGPEGLTTIGFNPLVAFGAAAGATLTFSVASFMGFESAAIYSEECRNPRKTVARATLIGVSFIALFYALSSWMVGVAAGPDTMVDPKAMLKAGYATAGTPDPTTVLFIAGQERLGVAWGDAASLLFITSIFAANLSFHNAVARYIFALGREGVLPRLFGRVHPRTGSPWIASISQSLLAVVVFGIFAILGLNPLLTLFTWLTNLGALGVLLLMSVTSFAVASYFRRNPEAELGRWTTTIAPTVAGVLLVALLVLGVANFNVLITSSTTAPLSPLTVILPVILFGGGLAGLLVGAFLRSRRPDVYAGIGEGAGPMEPESEEAVPQGQVSG, from the coding sequence ATGGCGCAGACGACAGGGGGGTCCGCCCCCTCCGGAGGAACGCGGCTCCAGCGACGCTCGCTCGGGGTCGGGCATCTGGTGTTCATGATCGTGGCGGCCTCGGCCCCGCTCACGGCGGTCGCCGGGGGTCAGGCCACGACCTACCTGGTGACCGGCAACAAGGCCGTCCCGTTCATGTTCATACCCCTGGGCATCGTGCTCGGCATCTTCTCGATAGGCTACGCAGCGATGAGCCGCCACGTCGCCAACGCCGGGGCGTTCTACTCCTACGTCTCGCGCGGGCTCGGCAAGGTCGGGGGCGTGGGTGCGGCCTTCGTCGCGCTCATCGCGTACAACGCGATGCAGATCGGGATCTACGGTCTCTTCGGGGTTGCCTTCGGGGCGTTCATGTCCGGCCGGCTCGGGATAAACGAGCCGTGGTGGGTCTGGGTCCTGGTGGGATGGGCCGTAATCGCCGTCCTCGGGGTGCTGCAGATAGACCTCAACGCCCGGGTGCTCGCGGTGCTGCTCACCCTCGAGGTGCTCGCCGTGGCGCTCTTCGACCTCGCGGTCCTGGCCAAGCCGGGCCCCGAGGGCCTCACCACGATCGGCTTCAACCCGCTCGTCGCCTTCGGCGCGGCGGCCGGGGCGACGCTCACCTTCAGCGTCGCCTCGTTCATGGGTTTCGAGTCGGCGGCGATCTACTCCGAGGAGTGCCGCAACCCGCGCAAGACCGTCGCGCGGGCGACCCTGATCGGGGTGAGCTTCATCGCCCTTTTCTACGCCCTCTCGAGCTGGATGGTCGGGGTCGCCGCCGGCCCGGACACGATGGTAGACCCGAAGGCGATGCTCAAGGCCGGCTACGCGACCGCCGGGACCCCGGATCCGACGACCGTGCTCTTCATCGCCGGGCAGGAGCGGCTCGGGGTGGCGTGGGGCGATGCGGCCTCGCTGCTCTTCATCACCAGCATCTTCGCCGCCAACCTCTCGTTCCACAACGCGGTCGCCCGCTACATCTTCGCGCTCGGGCGCGAGGGGGTCCTGCCGCGCCTCTTCGGGCGGGTGCACCCGCGGACGGGATCGCCCTGGATCGCCTCGATCTCCCAGTCGCTGCTCGCGGTGGTGGTCTTCGGGATCTTCGCCATCCTCGGGCTCAACCCGCTGCTCACCCTCTTCACCTGGCTGACCAACCTCGGGGCCCTGGGGGTGCTGCTGCTGATGTCCGTGACCTCGTTCGCGGTCGCGAGCTACTTCCGGCGCAACCCGGAGGCCGAACTCGGCCGCTGGACCACCACGATAGCACCCACCGTCGCGGGCGTGCTGCTCGTCGCGCTGCTCGTCCTCGGCGTCGCGAACTTCAACGTGCTCATCACCAGCTCCACGACGGCGCCGCTCAGCCCGCTCACCGTGATCCTGCCGGTGATCCTCTTCGGCGGCGGCCTGGCGGGGCTCCTGGTGGGCGCGTTCCTCCGCTCGCGCCGCCCGGACGTCTACGCCGGGATCGGCGAGGGAGCAGGGCCGATGGAGCCCGAGAGCGAGGAGGCGGTGCCGCAGGGTCAGGTGTCAGGGTAG